In one window of Halarsenatibacter silvermanii DNA:
- a CDS encoding ATP-binding protein — EVFGDERLTTALLDRVVHHAHILTFTGKSYRFQQAMARKNKEE, encoded by the coding sequence ATGAAGTTTTTGGTGATGAAAGACTTACAACAGCTCTTTTGGATCGTGTGGTTCACCATGCTCATATCCTTACTTTTACAGGAAAAAGCTACCGCTTTCAGCAGGCTATGGCCAGGAAAAACAAAGAAGAATAA